In a genomic window of Gemmatimonadota bacterium:
- a CDS encoding EAL domain-containing protein → MTRISIRFLVVMAVLAAPAGALGQEADSTAEREPDAPLERSEWPPGESLSAVLRDDDGDLIPDRQGDTVTVSGRASVGLGVVTRRTMHVFIQGPRHGLLLTGGPRGEPVVEGDLVEAYGVLGFADGASGLNVLGYRVAARERRPPVPEHVELEALSEPFEGRLMHVRARVAGWRETELGRALILTSESGLEVPVLLPSSFPAPVDVSEGMIVEVVGNVGQEDLDPPHDSGYRLHARGPGDIAVIPARRGVDDRVLYAAVVVLAAMLLWLATLRREVGRRAAELRQSEERYRALMEQSPAPVLVHADGVVEFANAAAGELFQSAGAQLVGRPVIDLLPPELLAAGEVLAEADDDGETTTRSVEATIAHPDGAVDVDAVTTRARVRGRDSVQVVLRDITERKAREQRLRHDALHDDLTGLPNRALFLDRLKQAIKHRRRHDRIEFAVLFLDLDRFKVVNDSLGHLQGDLLLEEVAERLRGVTRDEDTVARLGGDEFAILVNDVHDLSDATRVADRIGEVLAAPITLAGHEIGISASTGIALSWTEYEEPLDVLRDADTAMYRAKDQGVGRYQVFDRQMHAAAMDQLKLEADLRRAVDNGEFGVRYQPIVDIDSGALVGFEALVRWQVKDGGEVGPGEFIDLAEETGLIVPMGWSVLEQACDQLRRWKEEFHLSGPVLSMHVNMSGRQVAQPDLAERIEGILADSGLHPEDLRIEITESVAMDEAESTAVALARLQQAGVPVCIDDFGTGYSSLSYLQRFPFDALKIDRSFISGGEATSSVNWEIVNAIVTLAGQLGKSVIAEGVETPEQLGFLRALGAPQAQGNMIAPALRPDEAREFIERSTREGPRSAWRLGDALAGTAAD, encoded by the coding sequence TTGACGCGCATCTCAATCCGCTTCCTGGTCGTGATGGCCGTACTCGCCGCTCCGGCAGGAGCGTTGGGCCAGGAGGCGGATTCGACCGCTGAGCGCGAGCCCGACGCTCCCCTGGAGCGTTCCGAGTGGCCTCCCGGAGAGTCGCTTTCGGCGGTTCTCCGAGACGACGACGGAGACCTGATCCCGGACCGTCAGGGGGATACCGTTACCGTGTCCGGTCGTGCGTCCGTCGGTCTCGGGGTGGTCACCAGACGCACGATGCACGTGTTCATCCAGGGTCCACGTCACGGCCTGCTGCTCACCGGAGGACCCAGGGGTGAGCCGGTCGTGGAGGGTGATCTGGTCGAAGCCTACGGCGTCCTCGGCTTCGCCGACGGCGCGAGCGGGCTGAACGTGCTAGGGTATCGCGTAGCGGCGAGGGAGCGGCGTCCTCCCGTCCCCGAGCACGTGGAGCTGGAGGCGCTGAGCGAGCCGTTCGAAGGACGCCTGATGCACGTGCGCGCGCGCGTCGCCGGCTGGCGCGAGACGGAGCTCGGACGGGCCCTCATCCTGACCTCGGAGTCCGGGCTCGAGGTGCCCGTTTTGCTGCCCTCCTCGTTCCCGGCTCCCGTCGACGTGTCGGAGGGCATGATCGTGGAGGTCGTGGGGAACGTCGGCCAGGAGGACTTGGACCCTCCGCACGACAGCGGCTACCGGCTACACGCACGGGGCCCTGGTGACATCGCCGTGATCCCCGCGCGGCGCGGCGTGGACGACCGGGTCCTGTATGCGGCCGTGGTGGTCCTGGCGGCGATGCTCTTGTGGCTCGCCACTCTGCGGCGGGAAGTCGGTCGGCGCGCGGCCGAGCTGCGGCAGTCCGAGGAGCGCTACCGGGCGCTGATGGAACAGTCCCCGGCGCCGGTGCTGGTGCACGCCGATGGCGTCGTCGAATTCGCCAACGCCGCGGCCGGCGAGTTGTTCCAGTCGGCGGGAGCACAGTTGGTCGGGCGTCCGGTGATCGATCTCCTTCCCCCCGAGCTGCTCGCCGCGGGGGAGGTGCTGGCGGAGGCCGACGACGACGGCGAAACCACCACGAGGTCGGTCGAGGCGACCATAGCGCACCCGGACGGAGCCGTGGACGTGGACGCGGTGACTACGCGCGCCCGTGTTCGGGGCCGTGACTCCGTGCAGGTGGTGCTGCGCGACATCACCGAGCGCAAGGCGCGCGAGCAGCGGCTCCGACACGACGCGCTCCACGACGACCTCACCGGCTTGCCCAACCGTGCGCTATTCCTCGATCGCCTGAAGCAGGCGATCAAGCACCGGCGGCGGCACGACCGGATCGAGTTCGCGGTCCTCTTCCTCGACCTCGATCGCTTCAAGGTGGTCAACGACAGCCTGGGGCACCTGCAGGGAGACCTGTTGCTGGAGGAAGTCGCCGAGCGCCTACGCGGAGTGACCCGCGACGAAGACACCGTCGCGCGGCTGGGCGGAGACGAGTTCGCGATCTTGGTGAACGACGTCCACGACCTGAGCGACGCCACGCGCGTGGCCGATCGGATCGGCGAAGTGCTGGCCGCGCCCATCACCCTGGCCGGCCATGAGATCGGGATCAGCGCGAGCACCGGAATAGCGCTGAGTTGGACCGAATACGAAGAGCCGCTGGACGTCCTGCGCGACGCCGACACCGCCATGTACCGGGCCAAGGACCAGGGCGTGGGCCGCTATCAGGTCTTCGATCGTCAGATGCACGCGGCCGCGATGGATCAACTCAAGCTGGAGGCCGACCTGCGCAGGGCGGTGGACAACGGCGAGTTCGGCGTGCGCTACCAGCCCATCGTCGACATCGATTCGGGCGCTCTGGTGGGCTTCGAGGCGCTCGTCCGCTGGCAGGTGAAGGACGGCGGGGAAGTCGGGCCGGGCGAGTTCATCGACCTGGCCGAGGAGACGGGGCTCATCGTCCCGATGGGCTGGTCGGTCCTCGAGCAGGCGTGCGACCAGCTACGGAGGTGGAAGGAGGAATTCCACCTGTCGGGACCCGTGCTGAGCATGCACGTGAACATGTCGGGCCGGCAGGTGGCTCAGCCGGATCTGGCCGAGCGGATAGAGGGCATCCTGGCCGACAGCGGCCTGCACCCGGAGGATCTCAGGATCGAGATCACCGAGAGCGTGGCCATGGACGAGGCGGAGTCGACCGCGGTCGCACTGGCGCGCCTCCAGCAAGCCGGCGTACCGGTGTGCATCGACGACTTCGGCACCGGGTACTCGTCTCTCAGTTACCTGCAGCGCTTTCCCTTCGACGCGCTCAAGATCGACCGTTCGTTCATCAGCGGGGGGGAGGCGACATCGAGCGTGAACTGGGAGATCGTGAACGCCATCGTCACGCTCGCCGGGCAGCTCGGGAAGAGCGTCATCGCGGAGGGCGTGGAGACGCCGGAGCAGCTGGGGTTCCTGAGGGCGCTGGGCGCCCCGCAGGCTCAGGGAAACATGATCGCGCCGGCGCTCAGGCCGGACGAGGCGCGAGAGTTCATCGAGCGATCAACCCGCGAGGGCCCGCGCTCGGCCTGGCGCCTGGGCGATGCGCTGGCGGGTACCGCCGCGGACTAG
- a CDS encoding Spy/CpxP family protein refolding chaperone, which produces MKLGKALVVGAFVALLLPATGSAQRGPRGMHGQRQAGTPMERLLEHRDELGLSDEQVLEMERLRDELRAENAPYRERIEAVREELGLALDRSGSGPPSDEERAKLHDFRQRTRDDMRAMMDNSRAGMDAARELLTDDQRESARDLMRAGARHQGRRGMRGSRGAGHEGKGEMHRERRRT; this is translated from the coding sequence ATGAAACTAGGAAAAGCGCTTGTGGTGGGAGCATTCGTTGCCCTGCTGCTACCGGCGACGGGCTCCGCGCAGCGCGGCCCGCGCGGAATGCACGGGCAGCGTCAGGCCGGCACCCCCATGGAGCGGCTCCTGGAGCACCGCGACGAGTTGGGCCTGTCCGACGAACAGGTGCTGGAGATGGAGCGGCTGCGGGACGAGTTGCGCGCCGAGAACGCGCCTTACCGGGAGCGAATCGAGGCCGTCCGCGAGGAATTGGGACTGGCCCTGGATCGGAGTGGGTCGGGGCCGCCCAGCGATGAGGAACGGGCCAAGCTCCACGACTTCCGCCAGAGGACCCGCGACGACATGCGCGCGATGATGGACAATTCTCGGGCCGGGATGGACGCCGCCCGCGAGCTCCTCACCGACGATCAGCGTGAGAGCGCGCGCGATTTGATGCGAGCGGGGGCGCGGCACCAGGGCCGGCGGGGCATGCGCGGAAGCCGTGGAGCGGGCCACGAAGGTAAGGGCGAGATGCACCGCGAGCGGCGCCGCACCTAG
- a CDS encoding DegV family protein, which translates to MTKIGYLDGPRLRRGLLAACEYGQRSRGELNRINVFPVPDGDTGTNLALTLRSISDGLRRERAAAVGDVASRAAEAGILGARGNCGMILSHFLLGFADGIGDREEVSSQDFARALRAGVDHVYGALETPVEGTIITVMRASAEAAEEGQERDFYPLLQRILERTRQTLARTPELLPVLRKAGVVDAGAKGFVALLEGIAAYVNGDPILPPKEDFSPGPIVSGEVEYGDSERYRFCTEALVRGEGLPGSQAVRDALGRIGDSMVVISTGNLLKVHIHTDEPEVVFAWLREAGRLVTHKAEDMRAQHEAIGRASGDSGLARRPVVIVTDTACDLPDEQVRAHGIHLVPLQLVFEEGALKDRVEIDSDTFAERVVAGDHPSTSQPTPASFLRAYGEAAEEGEELVVVALGSRLSGTYASAEAAAQRFEGAPITLVDSGGASLMQGLLALRAAELAEAALPPAEIKERLEAIRARSGVMFTVDTFDRLIASGRVSRGRALLGSLLDIKPILEVGADGVVQPAGKVRGRANVLRKMVDLLAERVPADADKVRFGVVHMAYPEILEEASAAIRARYGEDAEVLTGPVTPVIATHTGPGAWGLAWMAE; encoded by the coding sequence TTGACGAAGATCGGCTATCTGGATGGACCCCGCCTCCGCCGCGGCCTGCTGGCGGCCTGCGAGTACGGGCAGCGCTCGCGCGGTGAGTTGAACCGCATCAACGTGTTCCCCGTGCCCGACGGGGACACGGGTACCAACCTCGCGCTCACCCTCCGCTCGATCAGCGATGGCCTGCGGCGCGAGCGCGCGGCGGCCGTCGGCGACGTGGCCAGCCGCGCGGCCGAAGCCGGCATACTCGGCGCCCGTGGCAACTGCGGCATGATCCTGTCACACTTCCTGCTCGGCTTCGCCGACGGCATCGGCGACCGCGAAGAGGTGAGCTCGCAGGACTTCGCGCGCGCGTTGCGCGCGGGCGTGGATCACGTGTACGGCGCGCTCGAGACGCCGGTAGAAGGCACCATCATCACGGTGATGAGGGCGAGCGCGGAGGCCGCCGAAGAGGGGCAGGAAAGGGACTTCTATCCGCTGCTCCAGCGCATCCTCGAGCGCACGCGGCAGACGCTCGCGCGCACGCCAGAGCTTCTCCCCGTGTTGCGCAAGGCGGGCGTCGTGGACGCCGGCGCGAAGGGCTTCGTGGCGTTGCTGGAGGGAATCGCGGCGTACGTGAACGGAGATCCCATCCTCCCGCCCAAGGAGGATTTCTCCCCCGGGCCCATCGTCTCCGGCGAGGTGGAGTACGGCGACTCGGAGCGCTACCGCTTCTGCACCGAGGCGCTCGTGCGCGGCGAGGGGTTGCCCGGGTCGCAGGCGGTCCGGGACGCGCTCGGCCGCATCGGCGACAGCATGGTGGTGATCTCCACCGGCAACCTGCTCAAGGTCCACATCCACACCGACGAGCCCGAGGTCGTCTTTGCCTGGCTGCGCGAAGCCGGCAGGCTGGTGACCCACAAGGCCGAGGACATGCGCGCGCAGCACGAGGCGATCGGTCGGGCTTCCGGGGACAGCGGCCTGGCCCGTCGCCCCGTGGTGATCGTGACCGACACCGCGTGCGACCTGCCCGACGAACAGGTGCGCGCGCACGGCATTCACCTGGTCCCGCTCCAGCTCGTGTTCGAAGAGGGCGCGCTCAAGGATCGCGTAGAGATCGATTCAGACACGTTCGCCGAGCGCGTCGTGGCCGGTGATCACCCGAGCACCTCGCAGCCGACGCCCGCGTCGTTCCTGCGCGCGTACGGCGAAGCGGCTGAAGAGGGGGAGGAGCTGGTCGTCGTGGCGCTGGGATCACGCCTCTCGGGCACGTACGCTTCGGCCGAAGCTGCGGCGCAGCGGTTCGAGGGGGCTCCCATCACGCTGGTCGATTCGGGCGGAGCCTCGCTCATGCAGGGGCTGCTGGCGTTGCGCGCGGCGGAGCTGGCGGAGGCCGCGCTACCGCCCGCTGAAATCAAGGAGCGTCTGGAGGCCATACGCGCGCGCAGCGGCGTCATGTTCACGGTGGACACGTTCGATCGCCTGATCGCATCCGGGCGCGTGAGCCGCGGCCGGGCGCTGCTCGGTTCGCTGCTCGACATCAAGCCCATCCTGGAGGTGGGCGCGGACGGCGTGGTGCAACCGGCCGGCAAGGTGCGGGGGCGCGCCAACGTGCTCCGGAAGATGGTGGATCTACTGGCCGAGCGGGTGCCGGCCGACGCCGACAAGGTTCGCTTCGGCGTCGTGCACATGGCCTACCCGGAGATCCTGGAGGAGGCGTCGGCGGCGATCCGCGCACGCTACGGAGAAGACGCGGAGGTTCTCACGGGGCCGGTGACCCCGGTAATCGCGACCCATACGGGACCCGGTGCGTGGGGGCTGGCGTGGATGGCCGAGTGA
- a CDS encoding DUF937 domain-containing protein, which produces MSQLLDVITRQMSGEVVNRMSREIGADSGATEGAIAAALPLLLGSLARNAQQPDGAESLDRALAKDHDGSLLDNLLSGLTGGSTVAEGGKILGHMFGGRQPAVRHGVGRASGLQPDQVTKLMAMLAPVVMGALGRMRRQENLGAADIAGRLGRERDDMVSGDSALGGLLTNMLDRDGDGSVMDDIGGQLLKGFLRPR; this is translated from the coding sequence ATGTCACAACTGTTGGACGTTATTACCCGCCAGATGAGCGGCGAGGTCGTGAACCGGATGAGCCGCGAGATAGGGGCCGATTCGGGCGCCACCGAGGGCGCCATCGCGGCTGCGCTGCCTCTCCTTCTGGGCTCGCTGGCGCGCAACGCACAGCAGCCGGACGGAGCGGAGTCGCTGGATCGCGCGCTGGCGAAGGACCACGATGGCTCCCTACTGGACAACCTGCTCAGCGGCCTGACCGGGGGCTCGACCGTCGCCGAAGGCGGGAAGATCCTGGGGCACATGTTCGGCGGTCGTCAGCCGGCCGTGCGGCATGGAGTCGGCCGGGCGAGCGGCCTGCAGCCGGACCAGGTGACCAAGCTCATGGCCATGCTCGCTCCCGTCGTAATGGGCGCGCTGGGGCGCATGCGCAGGCAGGAGAACCTCGGCGCCGCGGACATCGCGGGTCGCCTCGGCCGCGAGCGGGACGACATGGTTTCCGGCGACTCCGCTCTGGGCGGGTTGCTGACCAACATGCTGGACCGCGACGGCGATGGGTCGGTCATGGACGACATCGGCGGACAGCTCCTGAAGGGTTTTCTGCGACCCCGCTAG
- a CDS encoding prolyl oligopeptidase family serine peptidase: protein MRDRRLPAPRTRRALALAAFTLLPAGPALGQAATADLTYPQTQRGDLIEDYHGTSVLAPYRWLEDSDSPDVGDWVNAQNDVTFAYLESLPYREEIETRLTELWDYERFGTPWKEGGRYFFFKNDGLQNQSVLYVQESLEDEPRVLVDPNGLSEDGTVALAGSFVSPDGRYLAYSLNTSGSDWREFKLRDIETGEDLPDHLEWAKFTGASWTKDSQGFFYARYPAAEEGSDRLTEANSNQMIYYHRVGTPQAEDVLVHADRSNPQWLFGAGTTEDGRFLILTVREGSSSSNRLWIRDLGDPMAPDLDGPLLRLMDDNDARYSVVHNGGPVFYIRTDLDAPRGRLIEVDLRKPGKHLWRTIIPESEDLLESVTPVGGRFLARYLHDAHGRVAAYEMDGTPAGDLDLPTIGSVGGLSGDEEDTELFYSFSSFLYPTTIFRHDLATGATEVFKAPDVDFDPSGYVTKQVFYESKDGTQVPMFITHRAELALDGQNPSYLYGYGGFNISLRPSFSLSNLVWLEMGGVYAQPTLRGGGEYGEEWHQAGTKERKQNVFDDFIAAAEYLIDEGYTRSDKLAIGGGSNGGLLVGAAMTQRPELFAAALPAVGVMDMLRFHKFTIGWAWVSDYGSSDDPEGFDYLRAYSPLHNLTAGVCYPATLVTTADHDDRVVPAHSFKFAAQLQAAQGCGNPAVIRIETKAGHGAGKPTSKRIEEAADKWAFALANMSANPILP, encoded by the coding sequence ATGAGAGACCGGAGACTCCCCGCTCCGCGAACTCGGCGCGCGCTCGCGCTCGCCGCGTTCACCCTGCTGCCGGCCGGGCCGGCGCTCGGGCAGGCCGCGACCGCCGACCTGACGTACCCCCAGACACAGCGCGGCGACCTGATCGAGGACTATCACGGCACGTCGGTGCTGGCGCCGTACCGCTGGCTGGAGGACTCCGACTCTCCCGACGTCGGCGACTGGGTGAACGCCCAGAACGACGTGACCTTCGCGTATCTGGAGTCGCTGCCGTATCGCGAAGAGATCGAGACCCGCCTGACCGAGCTGTGGGACTACGAGCGATTCGGCACTCCGTGGAAGGAAGGCGGCCGCTACTTCTTCTTCAAGAACGACGGCCTCCAGAATCAATCGGTGCTCTACGTGCAGGAGTCCCTCGAAGACGAGCCGCGGGTCCTGGTGGACCCCAACGGCCTCTCGGAGGACGGCACCGTCGCGCTGGCGGGCAGCTTCGTGTCGCCCGATGGCCGCTACCTGGCGTACTCGCTGAACACCAGCGGATCCGACTGGCGGGAGTTCAAGCTCCGTGACATCGAAACGGGCGAGGACCTGCCGGATCACCTGGAGTGGGCGAAGTTCACCGGCGCCAGCTGGACGAAGGACTCGCAGGGTTTCTTCTACGCCCGCTACCCGGCTGCCGAGGAAGGCAGCGATCGCCTGACCGAGGCGAACTCCAACCAGATGATCTACTACCATCGGGTCGGAACTCCGCAGGCCGAGGACGTGCTCGTACACGCCGATCGCAGCAACCCGCAGTGGCTCTTCGGGGCCGGGACGACCGAGGACGGCCGCTTCCTGATCCTGACCGTGCGCGAGGGCAGCAGCTCGTCGAACCGCCTCTGGATCCGCGACCTGGGCGACCCGATGGCGCCGGACCTGGACGGGCCGCTGCTGCGCCTGATGGACGACAACGACGCGCGCTACTCGGTGGTCCACAACGGCGGCCCGGTGTTCTACATCCGCACGGACCTGGACGCCCCCCGGGGCCGCCTGATCGAGGTGGACCTGCGCAAGCCGGGCAAGCACCTCTGGCGCACCATCATTCCGGAGTCCGAGGATCTGCTCGAGAGCGTAACACCGGTGGGCGGCCGTTTCCTCGCGCGTTACCTGCACGACGCCCATGGCCGCGTGGCGGCGTACGAAATGGACGGCACGCCGGCGGGCGACCTCGACCTCCCGACCATCGGCTCGGTGGGTGGCCTGTCCGGCGACGAGGAGGACACGGAGCTGTTCTACTCCTTCTCTTCGTTCCTGTATCCGACGACCATCTTCCGGCACGACCTGGCGACGGGGGCGACCGAGGTGTTCAAGGCCCCGGACGTGGACTTCGACCCGTCCGGATACGTCACGAAGCAGGTCTTCTACGAGTCGAAGGACGGCACTCAGGTGCCGATGTTCATCACGCACCGGGCGGAGCTCGCCCTGGACGGACAGAATCCATCGTACCTGTACGGCTATGGCGGCTTCAACATCTCGCTGCGTCCCAGCTTCTCGCTGTCCAACCTGGTCTGGCTGGAGATGGGCGGAGTGTACGCCCAGCCTACGCTTCGCGGCGGCGGCGAGTACGGCGAGGAGTGGCACCAGGCGGGTACCAAGGAGCGAAAGCAGAACGTCTTCGACGACTTCATCGCCGCCGCCGAGTATCTGATCGATGAGGGCTACACGCGGTCGGACAAGCTAGCGATCGGAGGGGGGTCGAACGGGGGACTTCTGGTGGGCGCGGCGATGACTCAGAGGCCCGAGCTATTCGCCGCCGCGCTCCCCGCCGTGGGCGTGATGGACATGCTCCGGTTCCACAAGTTCACCATCGGCTGGGCGTGGGTGTCGGACTACGGCTCCTCGGACGATCCCGAAGGTTTCGACTACCTGCGTGCGTATTCGCCGCTGCACAACCTGACCGCGGGCGTGTGCTATCCGGCCACGCTGGTGACGACCGCCGATCACGACGATCGCGTGGTCCCGGCGCACTCGTTCAAGTTCGCGGCGCAGCTACAGGCCGCGCAGGGGTGCGGCAACCCCGCGGTTATCCGCATCGAGACCAAAGCCGGCCACGGCGCCGGCAAGCCGACGAGCAAGAGAATCGAGGAGGCGGCCGACAAGTGGGCCTTCGCGCTCGCCAACATGTCCGCCAATCCGATCCTGCCGTAG
- a CDS encoding VTT domain-containing protein: MSLITEHLALFFITLGYGVASGFIPIFNAELYVIGGAALSGRAGTAAVVIAMTLGQMIGKVLLYYAGRGAIRMPLRQSHREKLELASERLDNSRLGTAPFLFVSAATGWPPFYVVSILAGMLRLGFWMFLTTGFLGRLIRFAVIALFPQLLVGG; encoded by the coding sequence ATGAGCCTGATCACCGAGCACCTGGCGCTCTTCTTCATCACGCTCGGTTACGGCGTGGCGAGTGGCTTCATCCCGATATTCAACGCGGAGCTGTACGTCATAGGCGGGGCGGCCCTGAGCGGGCGCGCGGGGACGGCGGCGGTGGTGATCGCCATGACGCTCGGGCAGATGATCGGCAAGGTTCTGCTCTACTACGCCGGCCGCGGCGCCATCCGGATGCCCCTGCGCCAGTCGCACCGGGAGAAGCTGGAACTCGCGAGCGAGCGCCTGGATAATTCCCGTCTCGGTACGGCGCCGTTCCTTTTCGTGAGCGCGGCCACGGGCTGGCCGCCCTTCTACGTCGTCTCCATTCTGGCCGGCATGCTGCGCCTGGGGTTCTGGATGTTCTTGACTACGGGCTTCCTCGGGCGGCTGATCCGCTTCGCGGTCATAGCGTTGTTTCCCCAGCTGCTCGTGGGTGGATGA
- a CDS encoding phosphatidylserine/phosphatidylglycerophosphate/cardiolipin synthase family protein — MTSYADGERFRLLLGSAAFFQAFQRDAAGAARRVWVQTLSFEGDAGEGLTELFESCGAPDRRLIVDDFNRWTQTDRFVVLPHNLLDPALRRHVARTRSLEARIRASGAQLRYVNDAGLLKLRAAFRNHKKILIVDDHVAYVGGINFSDHNFAWHDMMIRIEDPAIVALLVRDVERTWNGQDVGVSESFPGMDMILLDGNDNGRWFDPVMAILERARRSIRIQSPYISMPFTDVLARASARGVDVSIIGAGQTNREYLNRYIRWESWRHGFELRFIPEMTHMKAMVVDDEVLIAGSANFDHLSYHVLQEVITIVRDPGLVADFERLIWHPDYARATAPTLADDPGGEALRRRIDRVSRFLVMVGGG; from the coding sequence ATGACGTCGTACGCGGACGGGGAACGATTTCGCCTGTTGCTTGGATCCGCCGCCTTCTTCCAGGCTTTTCAACGCGACGCGGCGGGCGCCGCGCGACGCGTGTGGGTGCAGACGCTGTCCTTCGAAGGTGACGCGGGCGAGGGGCTGACGGAGCTGTTCGAATCCTGCGGCGCTCCGGATCGCCGGCTGATCGTCGACGACTTCAATCGCTGGACGCAGACCGATCGCTTCGTCGTGCTGCCCCACAACCTCCTCGATCCGGCGTTGCGCCGGCACGTCGCACGGACCCGCTCGTTGGAGGCGAGAATCCGGGCCTCCGGGGCCCAACTCAGATACGTGAACGACGCCGGGCTGCTCAAGCTCAGGGCCGCCTTCCGCAACCACAAGAAAATCCTCATCGTAGATGATCATGTGGCCTACGTCGGCGGCATCAACTTCAGCGATCACAACTTCGCCTGGCACGACATGATGATCCGTATCGAGGACCCCGCCATCGTCGCGCTGCTCGTTCGTGACGTAGAGCGGACCTGGAACGGGCAGGACGTGGGCGTCAGCGAGAGCTTCCCGGGCATGGACATGATCCTGCTCGACGGCAACGACAACGGCCGCTGGTTCGACCCCGTGATGGCGATCCTGGAGCGCGCACGCCGCTCGATCCGCATTCAGAGCCCATACATCAGCATGCCGTTCACGGATGTGCTGGCGCGCGCCTCGGCCCGGGGCGTGGACGTGAGCATCATCGGCGCGGGGCAAACGAACCGCGAGTACCTCAATCGATACATCCGCTGGGAATCCTGGCGGCACGGCTTCGAGCTCCGCTTCATCCCCGAGATGACGCACATGAAGGCCATGGTGGTGGACGACGAGGTGCTGATCGCCGGATCCGCCAATTTCGACCACCTGAGCTACCACGTGCTCCAGGAGGTCATCACGATCGTCCGCGACCCTGGCCTTGTGGCCGACTTCGAGCGGCTGATCTGGCACCCGGACTACGCACGCGCGACCGCGCCCACGCTGGCCGATGATCCGGGCGGGGAGGCGCTCCGCCGGCGCATCGACCGCGTCTCTCGATTCCTGGTGATGGTGGGCGGCGGGTGA
- the cyoE gene encoding heme o synthase: MRGARKLPRAADLLALTKPGITRMVLLTSGVGFFLGSGDLIDARRLLHALIGIALIASGSNALNQVVERDPDARMHRTRGRPLPAGRLTTRQAAIFAGLASALGVAYLAVFVNGVTAAVVAATLLSYILVYTPLKRLTSFNTLVGAIPGALPIVAGWTAAGAALDVRALSLFAVLYFWQIPHFLALAYLYREDYLRGGFVMLGRDDPRGGATGRQAALYALGLVPVALLPSLSGATGSFYFFGALAAGLVFLALTLPLAFLPTATSARRVFFGSVIHLPVLLVLMVADRTFWQ; encoded by the coding sequence GTGAGGGGCGCACGGAAGCTCCCCAGGGCGGCGGATCTGCTCGCGCTCACCAAGCCGGGCATCACGCGCATGGTCCTGCTCACGTCGGGCGTGGGGTTCTTTCTGGGCAGCGGGGACCTGATCGACGCGCGTCGGCTGCTGCACGCGCTGATCGGCATCGCGCTCATCGCGTCCGGCTCCAACGCGCTCAATCAGGTGGTGGAACGCGACCCGGACGCGCGCATGCATCGAACGCGCGGGCGGCCGCTGCCCGCGGGCCGGCTGACCACTCGCCAGGCCGCCATCTTCGCCGGCCTGGCTTCGGCGCTCGGCGTCGCGTACCTGGCCGTATTCGTCAACGGCGTGACCGCGGCCGTCGTGGCGGCGACGCTCCTCAGCTATATCCTGGTCTATACACCGCTCAAGCGGCTCACGAGCTTCAACACGCTGGTGGGCGCGATCCCCGGCGCGCTGCCCATCGTGGCGGGCTGGACCGCGGCCGGGGCGGCGCTGGATGTGCGCGCGCTGTCGCTGTTCGCGGTGCTCTACTTCTGGCAGATCCCACACTTTCTGGCGCTGGCCTACCTGTACCGCGAGGATTACCTGCGCGGCGGCTTCGTGATGCTCGGACGGGACGACCCGCGCGGTGGCGCCACGGGCCGGCAGGCGGCGCTGTACGCGTTGGGACTCGTGCCGGTCGCGCTGCTGCCGTCGCTTTCCGGCGCAACGGGAAGCTTCTACTTCTTCGGCGCGCTCGCCGCCGGCTTGGTCTTTCTCGCCCTGACCTTGCCGCTGGCGTTTTTGCCCACGGCCACCTCCGCGCGCCGCGTCTTCTTCGGCTCGGTGATTCATCTGCCCGTGCTGCTCGTACTCATGGTCGCGGACCGCACCTTCTGGCAGTGA
- a CDS encoding (4Fe-4S)-binding protein produces MRDIEEQQVGDLRIRIDRALCVGFEDCVEDRPALFRLDDDGICTFVDDPDVAATDTTIATCEACPVDALEVFDAAGRKIV; encoded by the coding sequence GTGCGCGACATCGAAGAGCAGCAGGTGGGCGACCTCAGGATCAGGATCGACCGCGCCCTGTGCGTGGGATTCGAGGACTGCGTCGAGGACCGCCCCGCTCTCTTTCGACTGGACGACGACGGCATCTGCACCTTCGTTGACGACCCGGATGTCGCCGCCACCGACACCACGATCGCCACCTGCGAGGCGTGCCCTGTTGACGCCCTGGAGGTTTTCGACGCCGCGGGCCGCAAGATCGTCTGA